Below is a genomic region from Rhododendron vialii isolate Sample 1 chromosome 5a, ASM3025357v1.
TCTTTGTGAAGTATGCTCTACTTTAGGATGATATGACGTGATTTTCTATCATAGTCCATGATTTGAAGGAGGAATGTTCAAGTTAATAGAGTTTCGCAATGTGATTGAATTTCTTTTAAGCTTGTCCATAATTCTGAGCGAAACGAACCaaaattaatactccctccgtcccataatatttgttcggtccgcaaaatgaggactataaaataatgtatttctttcaagaaaaaatttaaatttttttcataagttaaaagaactcggcCATTCGGTTTggctttggacggtccggatttaactgaaactttttcggggaagagttaaactcttcgccggaaaaaactcttcaattctcaagaaaagtttcattaacatccagACCGTTCAAACATTCTTGAATAGTCGCGATTCACCTCCGTAAACAACTGTTTACCGAACCATCCGTCAAAAaggttttctctttttctttagcTACCAATAGAACCTTTTCTTTTTGCCACGTCCCATCTCTTTTTCTTTAGCTACCAATAGAACCTTTTCTTTTTGCCACGTCCCATCACGAGGAAAAAGGCTGGTTAGAGTTGGCATAATTTACTTGAGAACATCTTTTCGATGGCAGAGCCGTGAATAATTATTTACAAAGCCAATCGTGGCCATTTAAATGGCAGAGCCGTGAATAATTATTTACAAAGCTAGTCGTGGTCATTCAAAAGTATTTGGATGGTCtaaatgttaatgaaactttttcatTGAAGAGTGAAAGTGTGTAacttttcattaaaatccgtAACGTCCAAAGCACTTTTAGATGGTCACGATTAGTTACTGCTGTAAAGAATTTGTTCACGATTTCACCGTGAAAAAGTTCCTCTCAATTTTTAATTAGTAAGCTGaagttttgttttctcatcGACAAAAGAAAGTTTTATAAATACTCGGTACATGAAAAAGGGCGGCCTACACATCATCAAtaccaaaggaaaagaaacgaaAATACATCCAATAAAATAAAgcattgaataaaaataaacaagccCCCAAAATCCAATTTGGACTTCCTCTACACATTCATTCTTCTGACCCAATCAAGCCTGTAGTAAGCAGAAGTTGCAATCCCATAACATTAGTCATTGTCAAAGCCTCACTATAAATTGCACAAAACTTCATACATCtcttctcatctctctctctctctctctctctctctctctctctctctctctctctctctcatatatatatacacacacatacatacatacaacaATGGCCATACTCCTAACCTCCTCTCCCTTGATCCATATCATGTTCATGGTACTAATCTCAGTTACCAACTTCATCTCATTCTCTGCACCATATCCTACCTGCCAGCCATCATATCCACCCCATGCAATCCCAGTATACAAAGAAGATGTGGATGCATTGCAATTTGCATTGAACCTTGAGTTTTTGGAAGCTGAGTACTTCTCATGGGGAGCACTCGGTTACGGACTCGATCATATTGCGCCACAATTAGTCATGGGTGGGCCCCCACCTATTGGCGCTCAAAAAGTCCAGCTTGATTTTCTTACAAAGAACATCATCACAGAATTTGCGTATCAAGAAGTTGGTCACGTCAGGTTTATTTTCATGCATATGCCACGAAATATCATATATTTGTACTTGAATAACGTGCAAATAGGAGGAAATTGATATCGAAAATTATGGAaaaccaatttttctttttctttttactgaATTTTTCTAACCTTTTATTCTTCTAAAAcattagtttgaattttttctaaaagtaaCTATGACATTACAAAAAATGATGCTGTTAAATGACGCCACGCCAATTCCTTTTCAAATGACGccaattccttttctttgtatttcattttaaagattaataaaatttatttttgccgtTTCGGCCAATTCCAACtttgtgaggaaaaaaaaaaaagagaacaaaatgtACATTTGGATATCCCAAACGGGCTTATAATCTTACATTAGCCAATAGAATAAgctagaaaataaaataaaaaatccatttttcttctaatttttagcccagccaaaaaaatgacagaGATGAAAAATCttattcttcatttttctttaattattacctatttttgtgtaattttatgttgggtaaatttcactgacaccACCTGAGGTTTGCTTTAATGACAAATAAATCCCATCATGTATGAGAAATGACTACAAAACCCCATGTGGTTTCAATGTTCATTTCATCAACACTCGACCAACAACTGTTCAGCAAAACATGTGATAGAATTAACTAGAAGTATATTAAATTGACAAATTCACCATTCTTAATGATAGAATaactaataaaaatactcaattctcaattttttttatccaaaagcAATAAATTTGTACTTTTTGACCAAAATAACTCCTCCAAtgtgtaaaaattaaaaagttattttatttcaaaataagtGAGCGCGGATAGGTTTTTATTATTACTTGTTATTATCGGAAAAGGGTGTATATTTAGATACAAGTCATTTTTGGCCCATTTCATCACGTGGTTAGGCAAACAATTGTGGTAATTTCTCACACATAAAGGGCCGGGTATCCGTCGGTAAGACAAACCTCAGATGGTGTCAGTGATATTTAACCTTTTATTTTTCGTCGACGTATCTAAGTTTAACCATAGTGGGCCAGTAAAGGCCGAAAGGTCTAGGTAGTTTCACTTGCATATATACCTGAAactggatatatatatttatttttaattttatcgtGATTAATTGTTTGCAGGGCCCTTATAAGAACAGTTGGTGGGTTTCCAAGGCCTCAATTGGATCTAAGCCCAAACAACTTTGCAAAACTGTTTGATTCAGCATTCGGATACAAACTCACTCCTCCATTCGACCCGTACCGTGATAGCCTCAGCTACATGTTGGGTTGTTACGTGATTCCGTACATGGGACTTGTTGGTTACGTAGGAGCAAATCCCCTCATCAACGGTTACGAGAAGAAGCTGGTTAGTCCTTAGTTTCAATCAACGAAGTTCTTACTCTTCCACGAAAAATCACATCAAGTTTTTATACAGAAGTGTAAGACGATATGGAAATTAAATGATAAGTATCTTGGTCTTTCCAAAATTCTTACAGTATTATTTCCGACGTAGACAAAAACCAAACATTCGAAAATGATACCGATACAGTATTATCAGGTTGGTGTATGGTCTCAGCGTCTAATGGATGACTTAACACTAaaattaactctctctctctctctctcaaatgaaAGGTCATGTTAATCTACATATTACAAGAACAACTATCTTAGATATTTTCGGTCTACCCATGAAATTACAAAAAAGAGTTGTTGTAGATGTAAACAATTTGTGCCTCCATATCCACTCCAAAGGAGAAACCAAAACGAGGACGGCTACTAAATTATAAAGAAAGGTCTTGGAAGCACATgggttaattttttcaaaaacgttGGGTGGATGAACTAATATAATTTTGACgctttcaataaaaaataaaaaaaaaacttctgcGATTATAAAGAAATTGTGAAACTTGGATCGGGCATTATCATCCACCCATAGATTTGTCTTTGAGTAGTTGATTATCATCCATCCTAGTCCTGTCAAAGACAATGGCTACCTTGAAATTTTTACATCATTGTGTGTGAAAATTTTAGCCAGCACTTGGTGCACGCACCAACGAAAATGTGGATATTAATGGCATAGTTGATCctctgtttttaattttttgcacaGCTCTTGGCAGGACTATTGGGGGTTGAATCTGGCCAAGATGCAGTTATACGGATGTATCTCTATGAACGAGCAGAAGAAATTGTGTATCCGTACAACCACACGGTGGCCGAGTTCACCACCCGCATTTCAGAGCTCAGAAATCGTCTGGCAATGTGCGGCATCAAAGACGAAGGCATCATAGTCCCACCTCAGCTCGGAGCAGAAAATCGAACGGAGAGCAACGTCCTATCTGCGGATTTTGACTCCCTCTCTTATAGGAGAACTCCAGGGGAGATACTGAGGGTTGTATATAGCACTGGAAGTGAGCATTTTCCTGGTGGATTCTACCCTCATGGTGCAAATGGAAGGATAGCAAAAGAATTCCTTAAAAAGCCTTAGAAATTATACATGGGGCTGCTGCTTTGTGGACGCACAACCATATATATGGTGATATGGAGTgggattttcaataaaaaatattcgTGATGATAGATAGAATTAATTAATGTAGTGATCGAAGAATAAATTGTTAGTTTGGGtggtaatatttttttatgaaaataaattattacgTACACAATGAACGGTTCTGTTTGTTCAATTGTGTAAAGCGTTTTGCTTCAATTGTAATGAATAAAGTTGACCAATGGAGTGGAGGTCTCTCAGCATTGGTCGATGTGATCCCCATGGGAATGAATGGTTATAAGGTCTTGAATTATATTCTTCTTCTTGGTGTTGGATTCAGGCCGGCTTATTTCACTGGCTTATTTGTGGCATATTGAAACAAACTCCCATCATGGATCAAGCTGTGGGGAGGTGTTTATCCGGTTCTCCTCTAAATCTCCGGTTCGGTTATAGACCGAGCAACACGTTCTTCAACCTAGCTAGGCCTGCAAGTGAGAATACCGTTCGTGACTAGCCAGCAGATAGACACTCCAATGCCTAAATCAGTCTCAACTAGAGGAGAGAAAAGTACAGAGTTCAAGAGTGAATAGTAGCAGCGTACCTCTCTAAAGTTTAGAACAATACTTTATATAGGGGGTTACCTGACTTCGGCCCCAAGAAAGCTCGTGCTAGCCAGACACATGCATGTCCTAACCGCTTTTTGGGGTGACGTGATGACACATTGAGTTCCACGTGGCCAAACTAAACCTCCAAATCAACAAGGCCTATATCCACATGAGTATAGGCCTTGTTGAGCTATTATAGCTTCTCAAATTAATTTTGTATAACACGTTTTTAAAATTGACCCCCTCTATTCCAATTTCTTTGTCCAATTTTGGGATTCCAAATAGTATTAGTGAGACAAAATGATTACTATCCAAAAGGTTTGAGTTTCCAAAAATGCCCTTCCCTTTTTTGACATTGAAGGCACTTTCTCCCATGCATAATTTCTTAAAAAGAGAGGACATTATGAGAAGTTTTAGAAGTCAAATTAGGATtgaacaaacattttggaacatataagagtaaaaaatgagacaataaattgggacggattgAGTACTTTTATATGCAGAAAACGGTCATGCCATCAGTATCATACATTCGTGCCGTGTTTGCTTTTGTCTGACTCCGAGGTCAAATGTTGCGGCAGTGAGGTCGAGTATTGTTTGTTCAATTGCGTGAAGCTTTTCCCTTCTATTGTACTAATGAACAAAGTTTACTAGCTTGTAAAGGTCTCTCAGCACTGGTCGAGGCGATCCCAATGGAATGAATGAATGGTAACTTCATGTCTTGAATTAATTAGATTCTTCTTGGTTTTAGATAGATTCGCTTATTTCACATGCTTATTTATGGCACATGAGAAACAACTTGCGGTATGGTTCTAATTTATTGATATGTACCACAAAAATCCACTTGAAATGTCTTGCACGCATGCGGTATAAAAAACAGTTTAGCAAACTTTTATTCAAATCTAAAAAAACATAAGGAAAATACTGAATCTaaaatatctatattataaaacagagcggtttttgtCTATACATATAAATCCAGCACCCTCTACAACCGTCCGATCAATATTTCATGTTAGTTGTAGCCGTTTGATCGAGAGAGTACTTCCTAATATAAACTCTCCTAACCTTATGACCGATAAATCCTTTCAATTAATTGCTTTTACGTTGTTTCCTTAAGAAGAttttcctatttaattttcctacatccaactcaataatttccttttaggttgattttttaACATTCAAAAACGAAACAAACCTTTTTTGATTCATATACTAAAAGAAaacattctttgttttttaaagttgataaTTATGTTGTTTCCTTAAAACGGAGTAGTATCTATAATACTCTATAATACAATTCACGACGGTGTGGTGGCCCACACATTTTTCCTGCATAAATCTTGGCTGTTGAATTTAGGACACATTTCTCTGCACAAATCTCCACCCTTCATTCAACCATTGGCATTAGATGACTCAGATTGATTTCATCCGATGGTTGAGAGTTGCTCAATATGGTTTCAGTCgaatttttggtaatgattggGTGGACTAGAGTAGCTCATTACGGGAAGATTATGGACTATAATTACAGTCATACAAAGACTGATTTATACGagatttttggtaatgatttcGGAAATTGCCATTGATTGGCATTGATTGGGTGAGAATATAATGACATGCTATTGGAAAACACAATATATGACGTGCTATAAATCGGGTAAGATAATATAATCACATGCAATAATGCCGTTGATTGGCGGCGTTGATTGGGTGAACaaattttggtaatgatttaTTTGCCTTTGAATGGACTACGAATTTTGGTAAAGATTTATTTGCCTTTGGGTGAACGAATTTTGGTAAtgattaatttgttcaaaatagccaattttgaacaaaattttggctaagtcaaattttgggtgAACGAATGTCGCTCTCTCTCCCTAATCATTTTCTTTCCGGTTCTCTTTCCTGTCTCCCTaactctcgctctctctccaGTTCTCTTTCCACAGGTATGActctttgttctctctttttttgaacaaacgGTTGTGGCGACtgtgaattgaaaaattagTTGTTTAGAAAATTAGCTCTTTGTTCTCTACTCTGTGAATTCTTTATCcggttcttctttttttttttttccatgtctTGGAATATCAAAGCTTTCTATTTTAATTTAAAGCACAATAGGCGTCCGTGTTCTCATTTCAATTTTGAATATCTATGAAAACAGATAGGTTGGTGTGTGCCCTTTTTTTCAAAGCAGGATTTTTACATACTCCAAAGCAGGATTTTCCTCCATTCAATTGTTGTGAAAGCATTTTACTAAGAAGTACGGGAACCAGGTACATAAGGCCTAACCTATCTATTCCCAAATTACATTTAAACAAATCGAATTTTGAGTAAAAGATGACAATAAC
It encodes:
- the LOC131326773 gene encoding ferritin-like catalase Nec2; the encoded protein is MAILLTSSPLIHIMFMVLISVTNFISFSAPYPTCQPSYPPHAIPVYKEDVDALQFALNLEFLEAEYFSWGALGYGLDHIAPQLVMGGPPPIGAQKVQLDFLTKNIITEFAYQEVGHVRALIRTVGGFPRPQLDLSPNNFAKLFDSAFGYKLTPPFDPYRDSLSYMLGCYVIPYMGLVGYVGANPLINGYEKKLLLAGLLGVESGQDAVIRMYLYERAEEIVYPYNHTVAEFTTRISELRNRLAMCGIKDEGIIVPPQLGAENRTESNVLSADFDSLSYRRTPGEILRVVYSTGSEHFPGGFYPHGANGRIAKEFLKKP